The following proteins come from a genomic window of Aspergillus luchuensis IFO 4308 DNA, chromosome 3, nearly complete sequence:
- the clrD gene encoding histone-lysine N-methyltransferase Clr4 (COG:B;~EggNog:ENOG410PNTW;~InterPro:IPR007728,IPR001214,IPR003616;~PFAM:PF00856,PF05033;~go_component: GO:0005634 - nucleus [Evidence IEA];~go_function: GO:0005515 - protein binding [Evidence IEA];~go_function: GO:0008270 - zinc ion binding [Evidence IEA];~go_function: GO:0018024 - histone-lysine N-methyltransferase activity [Evidence IEA];~go_process: GO:0034968 - histone lysine methylation [Evidence IEA]) yields the protein MVIDLTLDSDSEERNENHVPSSAPHLQNNIPKSPSTLTHRPASSVPSKRKSEDVDELLASFLPRRPQSQPRSFSQPQPTNRANQHAISIEIDDDDEDEDVKPIQSHRRVTAARSSSFNPNTVSSAGKENRPLQIKSNATSTRSSSPFTLAATKHEPRHSQDGDEDRKQSSLLSTRRSLSFQTPSPGPISLSVVIPSPSRRQQQEIDSADVISVPSPIGLSENFYPTDAYEKRALKGAYPVARKVDRAAIPFTIGAPGPLLTSKPDINAQLHQTLQLKLAKIRGPKVTFASGDQHQLAQFAANFEFVNAYKLRQGVTPVPEEFLAGCSCDGFCDPARCLCLSKEEETNDPMVPYKRAEDDGRLLVLTPEFLKRKVMIYECSSRCGCDERCWNRVVQNGRTVRLEIFWTGSRGFGLRSPDPIRAGQFIDCYLGEVITKEVADIREDATSQKGPSYLFSLDFLATGEDSKYVIDGHRFGNPTRFINHSCNPNCRLIPVTRNHADDYLYDLAFFALRDVPPMTELTFDYNPGWEKVRKVDPNAVPCLCGESNCRGQLWPNQRKAKRG from the exons ATGGTTATCGATCTTACGCTTGACTCGGACTCCGAAGAGAGGAATGAG AATCATGTGCCATCGTCAGCACCACATCTTCagaacaacatccccaaGTCTCCCTCTACTCTCACCCACCGCCCTGCATCCTCAGTTCCCTCGAAACGAAAATCTGAAGATGTAGATGAACTACTGGCATCCTTCCTGCCCCGCCGGCCGCAGTCACAGCCGCGGTCTTTTTCCCAACCACAACCGACTAACCGGGCCAATCAGCACGCCATCTCTATCGAAatagatgatgacgatgaagatgaggacgtCAAGCCTATCCAAAGTCACCGCAGAGTCACAGCTGCTCGATCCTCTTCCTTTAACCCTAACACCGTTTCCTCTGCTGGAAAGGAAAACAGACCTCTGCAGATCAAGTCTAATGCAACATCTACTCGTTCATCTTCACCCTTCACCCTCGCAGCCACCAAGCACGAACCTCGCCACAGCCAAGACGGGGATGAAGACAGAAAGCAGAGCTCCCTCTTAAGCACCCGCcgctccctctccttccaaacCCCTAGTCCAGGCCCTATCTCTCTCAGCGTAGTAATCCCCTCGCCTTCTCGGCGCCAGCAACAGGAAATCGATTCAGCCGACGTGATCTCGGTCCCATCTCCAATCGGCCTCTCCGAGAACTTTTACCCAACCGACGCGTATGAAAAACGTGCCTTGAAGGGTGCATACCCCGTGGCCCGGAAAGTGGATCGAGCAGCCATTCCATTCACGATCGGCGCCCCTGGCCCACTACTCACATCTAAACCGGATATCAACGCCCAGCTGCACCAGACCCTGCAGCTGAAGCTCGCGAAGATCCGAGGCCCTAAAGTAACCTTTGCATCGGGGGACCAGCACCAGCTAGCGCAGTTCGCAGCCAACTTTGAGTTTGTGAATGCGTACAAGCTACGACAAGGGGTCACACCTGTCCCAGAGGAGTTCCTTGCGGGATGTAGCTGTGACGGATTCTGCGATCCAGCGAGATGTCTCTGTCTcagcaaggaagaggagacgaaTGACCCAATGGTGCCGTACAAGCgggctgaagatgatgggcgATTGCTGGTTCTTACGCCGGAGTTCCTGAAACGAAAGGTCATGATCTACGAATGTAGTTCgagatgtggatgtgatgAACGCTGCTGGAACCGAGTAGTGCAGAATGGCCGAACGGTCCGACTGGAGATTTTCTGGACCGGCAGCCGAGGGTTCG gcctCCGCTCCCCCGACCCCATCCGCGCAGGCCAATTTATCGACTGTTACTTAGGTGAAGTCATCACCAAAGAAGTAGCGGACATCCGCGAAGACGCGACATCCCAAAAAGGCCCCTCATACTTATTCAGTCTCGACTTCCTCGCCACCGGCGAAGACAGCAAATACGTAATTGACGGACACAGATTCGGTAATCCAACTCGTTTCATAAACCACTCGTGCAACCCGAATTGTCGTCTGATTCCCGTGACTCGCAACCACGCCGACGATTACCTGTACGACTTGGCTTTCTTTGCGCTTAGAGATGTGCCACCCATGACGGAACTGACCTTTGACTATAATCCCGGCTGGGAGAAGGTTAGGAAGGTTGATCCGAATGCTGTGCCTTGTCTTTGTGGGGAGAGTAATTGTCGTGGTCAGCTTTGGCCGAATCAGaggaaggcgaagaggggGTGA